Below is a window of Ctenopharyngodon idella isolate HZGC_01 chromosome 7, HZGC01, whole genome shotgun sequence DNA.
AGATTGTAACGAGTGTAATATTACCCAAATTGTATTAGTAATGCATTATATTACTGCTTTAcagcaaaaagtaatatattactgtaatataattACTTTTGAAATGCGTTACTTCCAACACTGGTTACAAGTAATATTTACCTGCTCCTATGAATCTCTTCCTAAGACCTTATCTGAGGACCTTAATCAGCTGGTAAAAGACACTCTTCAGATTAATCCAGCAAAACGTCCATCTGTCAGTGAGATCTTAATGAGGCCTTTTATCATCAAACACCTTTATGAAAAGGTGAGTTGTACctgattaaaatgttttgtatatcacaatttatgaaaatgaattatataattaaagcAGGAAGTAACAATGTTTCAGGGATTGCCACTGATTATAACTACATATTAAGTTCTGGCTTGAAACTCTGATGATGCGACTGATAGGTCTTTGACTCATTTGgtagcaatcacatcattatatACACAGCAGAGTtgattggttgctgttgcaTCAGCGGCCAATAAGCTTGCTGCttcaaacattcaaatactTGGCATTGTTTGCTGTTAGCAGTCTGCAGCGCTCTTTCAGAACCCTcctccttccccagctccacctgtataaaTCTGCTACGGgggttaattcatgtatgttacatgtgcagcaTGTcatacatgctcacagcaatgtctgtgaatgtattggcagtagaaAGTCTCGGTAcatgctctgcagcagcagcagcgtagcagatctatttcactaagaccaaatacattaacattgtcatatcaaTTACTATGCCAATCTCAATTATCATACCAGTAtcctgagagttgtcatgacagaaattaaattatcaaagaaaaaaaagaaaaaaactgaaccaacaaacaaaataaaattgtaattttttattactttttttcagagCAAGCAAACTATTGAAGAGCTTTATGAGACTCTAGATGCACTGAGAAAGCTGGCTGATGGTTTGGAGAAAGTCCACTTCAACACAACTGTTGGCAGTCTCACAGGAGGTGTAGTAGGATTGGCTGGAGGAATCACATCTGTGGTTGGAGCTATTCTCGCTCCGTTCACTCTCGGAGCGTCTCTGATAGTAACAGGAGTGGGAATCGGTGTAGCAGTAGTTGGTGGAGTAACAGCTGGTGCCAGCAACATAACAAACATGGTTAACCAGCGTGCAAACCGCCAAAGGATCAAAAAGATGATAACAGAGTTCCAAGAAAAAATTACCTCCACAAGCTGCTGCATCCAAAACATATCAACAGGAGTGGAAAGTCTACAAAGAGAGTTTTCCACAAGCAATGGATCATTTTCCAGGGCACAGTCTGAGGCAAATTCTGGAGTTCGACTTGGACGAGGTCTGGGAGGAATTCCAGAGCTTGTCCGTTTAATTGAAGTGGCAAATGTTGGGAAAGTTGCAGCTCAGGCTGCAAGAGCTGTTCGTGTGGCTGAAGCAGCTACAGGGGTTTTATCTGCACTTTTTGTAGCGGTTGACGTCTTCTTTGTGGTTCTCGACTCCAGAGAAATCCACAACATTCGCAAAGCTCGTGGTTTAAGAGAGCGTCAACAGCAATCAACAACTTGCGCTCGACAAACAAGAgaggaagagctgaaatctgAGACCAtgaaatttgtgaaaaaaataaggGAAACTGCAGATGAGCTTCAAACGACTCTAGATACACTACAAGATGCAATGCAACTAAAACCTCAAAAAGAAGAAAGTGGTTGgttcttgtttgttttacttGTGTTGTTGTTATATATGTTGTTTATATTCACTGCACACTAGTAATCCGCTTCATCATCTTACAGGACATCAGAGCACATGCTctacatacaaacaaacaaagcaagaAGCAAGAGTTTTAATCTGAGACCATGAAATTTGTTAAAACTATAAGAAAGATTACATGTGCTTCAGATGACTCAGGATACTTTAAACAGCACAATACACCAAAACCCTGAGACATCCGACACAGATAATTAAGAATTAGTCATGGCAGCACAAGATAAAGTATCTATTGACTATAACAACGGCTTACTGTATATTCTGGGTTTTTTATGATAAAGGACCTAAAAATAATATTCCTTGTGTGGGTAATTTCTAAAGAAAACTTATTAAGAAGCAGATAAGCATTAAACTTGCTCTACTCCcaatttctgtaattttattCATGCTAGAAATGTATGTTATTGAGGCTTTTTCTAGTGATTTCTCAATGTTTTGAAGAGTTAAAAAAAAGGGACAACGTAAGCTCTTTTTTGTGTATACAAGACTTTGCAAGAGGATGTGATTATTATTACTTGGGgcctgagcaccgatggtgtggggaccttattgtaattgctcggccaattcttcttcttctccgaaatgaatcacatttttgagggcctaaacatgctcgaaaactcatgaaactttgcagatgcatcagaagtggtgaaaattacatctgatatgggtttcagaattaggtgtggaaaaatggctcgatagcgccacctacaaaatttcaataaGGCAcccttcgcgctacgtttcaggtacaggtatgaaattcgacagacacatgtaacagcccaatacctacaaaaaagccccagggtgcaaaatctgtaaaccaacaggaagtgagatattttgaattttctctgcaaagtTTTTGCAATGtcggatctgccccaaacttcacgttttattagagtcctggcctgaacacatctacatggcaatattcagttacagtcatagcgccacctgtgggtaaaaggaaattacatgttttacactgtgattaactcctcacagagatttaaccagaaccacatcatatatggtcagtctaatcttaaggccttagcgatgttaaattgtgaagatcttgagttttcgctgaagggcgtgtccgtggtggcctgacaaagtctgatgtttcaccatgaaacaggaagctgtttcatggcatacaatgtctgatctgccccaaacttcacatgtgtgataagagtcctggcctgaagacatcaacaTAGCAATATTCggttacagtcaaagcgccacctgttggaagaaggaagtgtggcactttaaaatgactttaccataattctcctgtatttactcgcttacatgcatgtcgcccactgttcactgttttcctaaggccaacgggtggcggtgagcccgggtgcgagggccctttcatcgctgcttgaaGCTTTAATACTACAATTGTAATTTTCTTTCTGCAGTGTCAATTTaatgtcataactgatttatcaTATAAATTAATCATCAATTAATCATTCAATGACAAGTCTTCAAATTACATGTGATTCACAGTGTCATTCAGTCTGGACATTGTTTTGCATTTGCACCATTTTCCTGTCTGTTTGTTACTATGGTTACTGATTTGAATTGCCATCACATTTAGCTTGGTTATCATTTTTCACCTTGTTTTCCTCTATATGTAAGATCCTGTGTTTTCAGTTCACATTTGTCTGATCTTGTCGAAGTATGGTTGTGTTTGCCATCCATCCTGCCTTCGTTTGAATTTCTCCATGGATATTATTAAAGACTATTTTGAATCTAATTCCTCCTCTTTGTGCACTTTACTGCAGCCAAGTGTGTAGCATACTTTTTACTAttgaaatacatatatttaagcAATGCAAGCATTGTTATTTCCGTCTATTCAGTATTTAAGATAGAAGAAGTTTAATTTTCCattaatttattgtaaataatactaaaaaaaataataataagactaCTTTCTGGCTTCACATTCTGGAAGTGTGAAATTTTTCAGACATCATGTCTGCCTTTGGAtgcaaatcaaaaaaaaaaaaaaaaaaaaaatgtaagtcaaTAATAAGAACACACAGTGTAATTGCAGTACAAAACACGTGTCTCTGCATGTGTTGTGTTTACAACATATTCTTATACTAATGCTCCCAATACTATGTCATAAGCCATTCTGGCAAATTAAATTcagtttagttatttttttttttataaagcacatttaaaacagcCTCAGGTCTAACCAAAGTACTGTACAAGAGCAAATGTAACCGGTGGCTCGTGACACCAGCCGTAATGTACAGCCAGCGCCACCAGTTATAAACACTGATTTTGCATTGTATGGCTTTGAGGAGTTGACATGGGACAGCAGGCAGCAGTTTTTCTGGATCTTTTTATTGGAATTGTGGAATTGCCCTTATTTTCGTTCTCCCATTGAGTTACAATGCAAAAGGGGAAGAAAGGAGCACGAAACATGAGtaaagaaattacattaaatagtaCAACATAGAAAACATACCTGATATAAAAACCAAATATAAGCAACCACTGAgtgaaattatataaaataaaatatgatgtgCACTTCACCACATGCTCTCATTTCCACATATTTAGGCAGAAgtcaaaaaataatgattaaaaaaaacaaaaacaaaaaaaaaaacacactgaattaaaggAGTAATGTATCATCAAAATTCCACTCACTTTCTGGCTTACCAAGGCTTTTATCTTTCACTCTCTGTATCATAGCATGAGTAACAGCACACAAAGGAAATACGGGTATTTCAGAACTAATTCATCAGGAGTAGAACAGGGAAGAGGGACATTAGTTACCTCAGGGCTGGCAAAAACTTTCTCTCACCAAGTCATTCCCTAAAATAAACTGGACATCTTGAACATGAAGACACGGTCGCACTCCAACAACAACGCGGACAGTTACAAGGGAGGAGACAATTTCACAAAGCCCATCTTGAATCCCTGTACCCAAACACTCGAACCAGTAGAGCTTTCCTCAGACAACAGCAATATTCCTCCCAGAATAAAATTCTGAGCAGTCCCTGTATCATGGAGTATCCTGATTGGTTTTTGCAAATCCACATTATCAACTAAAGATACAAATACATCCATTGTGAATGGCACATACCCCTGATCTTCACACATGTCAGCTTGAGAAGCCAACAACTCCAGTCCTTCTCAAGTCCTGTGGCGAGGACATCATCAATAAACCCACTGGTTTAGggacacttttttctttttgagtaAGTACTGTGAACTCAGAAATAACATATCCACGTTTCTTGCAATTGAAACAAACAGGTGAGGACAGACATTTGATTCAGACATAACTCTCTGCCGCTTTATACTGCAAGTTAAGTTTACAGCAAACAAACTGTAGAAAAACAGTCATATATTGGCAAACTTGCTACCAGTAGTTTACTGTAGAATTACTGTGAAGTCACATTGCACTTAACAGAAAAGATACAACAGGTTTTCTTAAAGAAGCTTTCACTACAGCAGATAGAACAAAAGGTCTAGGAAGGCAGACAGGCCAAGCTCCCTCTGGTAAACAGCCAGCTCCCTCTGTGTAAATGCAAGTTCCTCTCCACCACTCTAACGACGAACAGGTGCCATCAATTAGGCTCCTGCAAGAGGAACAGGGAGAAACAGAGGAAACTGGGAAAAACTACACTTCCCAGCAGGCTGTTGGGCATCAGGGAGACACAGTCACATATACATATTCACAAAATTAGCAACAATAAATGATATACGTCCTGGGACGTAACAGCTGTCAAAGCTTGTTTTTAAATTCATCTAAGTTATTGGAACCTTTCCAATCTGGCTTCACTGCTTATCATAACAGAGTCTGCTTTGTTAAAAGTATCTAATGATATTTTACTTGCAGTTGATGCTggtaaaaatgctgttttgatgCTTTCTGATTCATTCAACCGTTGTTGGACTGTCTTGATAATGTCAAGAAAtggttaaaaaataactttctccaaataaatgaagacaaaactgaaattattgtttttggtcCCCAGAGATTGAGAAATGGGCTCATTAATAAACTTGGCAATCATTTCCCCTCAATTTCTTCTCAGTTAAGGAACCTTGGTGTCATCTTGGACTCAGAATTATGCTCAACCAAGCAAATAAATTTGGTTGTTAAgaataggtttttttttatcaattacagattatttctaaatttaaatcatttttgtcttttcaaTACTTGGAGAAGGTCATTCATGCTTTTATCACATCACGTTTAGATTATCCTTAAGGTCTTCTGATCAGTATCTCTTGTATGTCCCTcgatcacatttaaaaaagcttTTTCACTTGCTGCCCCTCGCTTATGGAATCAGTTGCCACTGGATATTCGCCTTGTACCttctattataatttttaagaaGAGGCTGAAAACATCTTTTCTCTCAGGCCTTTTAATCTAATTTTAGTATTGTGTTATTGTAGTTTTGTCTTCtatgttgttttattctgttttttatttttttttttctatactctGTTCAGCACTTTGGTCAGCTTTGCTGtgtttaaatactttatttatttgtaaagggACCATGTACaatttttaacataaatgtttCCATTCCATGCATTGTACTGGATTTAGCTAAAAGCTCATTTTCACACGCAGTCCCCTGGCAGGTCaacataaatgataaaataacacatacaatacatatacaataaaacatacatacacatactaTCAGGACCGAAAAACAGAGTTACACATACAGAGTTgattcaatttttaaaaaaagattttaagttCAATTTAAAAAGACCAATAGATTTACACCATTTTATATCCTCTGGTAAGGTATTCtgtgctatataaatacaatttacttaTTCACTTACTATGATGCTGCTCGTTAGTTCTGTTGCTTAAGTTTGGCCTttggaaacacaaaggccaaattcccttaatcattcatcacaatgagtaaatcgaagaatatagttctgatgtgcagcaaaagattgtgtcagatgaaactaaaaaaaaaaaaaaaaaaaaaaaaaagagctttttggcagcaaactcaccagatgggtttggtgcacacatggattaAAAGtgccccatgcccacggttaaatattctgctggatctttaatgttgagggcctatttttctgctggaggtcctggacatcttgttcagatacatggtatcatggattctatcaaggTTGCAAAAAAGATACTAAAAGGgagccaataattgtggccaacgtgttttggagaaaaacatttatttcataatgtgatgatttttcatgaaaaatgatattcaaactcaaattaaattacttttacattaaattagCACCTGAGATTATCTTTGTCATACTctgtatgttgtttcaaccgcaacactgcagaaatagaaaccgtGTTTGACTGTTGCGGCTGGTTAACacaaaaaactctgattaacatggagaATCTACATTttcttgcatgttttgatgCATCTGTTATTAAAGGGTCACGAAATGATAATATTTTCATTAGATTTACAAGCACTACAGTCTCATGATAAACGATGCATAGTTTAACATAGAAAGAATAAAGACAATGGTtactttttttgtccatttttcttTGAATTTTCGATTTAAATCAGTGTAAGATTATTTTAATCTCCGTTTATTGTCCCTAGTCGTGCCTCATTCTCAGTTTGTCTTTTTCACTCATTGAATGCATAGGCCTATGGGAAAAGAGCAATCAGTCTTTTGTCTATCAGAATAATCTTGTCATCGCGTTCAGACACCACTGTATCTGTAGTGATGGGTCAACAGCGTGTGGATCCATAAgcagctttattaaacacagCAGCAGTACAGAAAAGGGCAGAGCAATACCGTAGTCAGGGACAGGCAggggtcgaggcaggcagcgAGAATCAGAGatgggtcacaggcagagatcaagacaggcagcaaacaatcacagtccaagGTACAGGCAAAgttcaaggcaggcggcagaggttcacagatAACAAACGGTCCGGGTAATAACAAGATATCAGTCCACAGaaataacgctcagaaatgactaccgtagcaaatcaagacttcgcaaagatgTGGTGTGCGTGTGAggcttaaatagtgtgtgtgtgtgatgtggtgcaggtgaaagtgcaatcagtcccaggaatgagggcctatgggaaatggagtctgAATGGCAAAGAGTCAATATTCCAgagatggctccctccggcggtccggaggatGAGCCGTGGGAGCCATATTCACGACAGA
It encodes the following:
- the LOC127516162 gene encoding ribosomal protein S6 kinase alpha-5-like produces the protein MGNNQSALTERGYTLVNEQEKMMLVKNESGDQFVIKKFRDARGDGSNFLLQLSHPHIVHHKEIFTDEGNVYLVLEHCEGGDLAQKMEGTVTFSENEVLDWIVMTCMALKYLHDQKILHKNLQPKSIFFTACGTIRLGEFRAINERSTDRRLVAPEILSGRPYDERSEIWSLGNFIEMSTQNRVTLSEDLNQLVKDTLQINPAKRPSVSEILMRPFIIKHLYEKSKQTIEELYETLDALRKLADGLEKVHFNTTVGSLTGGVVGLAGGITSVVGAILAPFTLGASLIVTGVGIGVAVVGGVTAGASNITNMVNQRANRQRIKKMITEFQEKITSTSCCIQNISTGVESLQREFSTSNGSFSRAQSEANSGVRLGRGLGGIPELVRLIEVANVGKVAAQAARAVRVAEAATGVLSALFVAVDVFFVVLDSREIHNIRKARGLRERQQQSTTCARQTREEELKSETMKFVKKIRETADELQTTLDTLQDAMQLKPQKEESGWFLFVLLVLLLYMLFIFTAH